A single genomic interval of Hevea brasiliensis isolate MT/VB/25A 57/8 chromosome 4, ASM3005281v1, whole genome shotgun sequence harbors:
- the LOC110673964 gene encoding uncharacterized protein LOC110673964, with product MCDGWTDRKGRTLINFLANSPKGSVFIKSVDASDESKTAALLASLIEKELMEIGSEKVVQVVTNNASNNVAAGRILEANFSHLYWTLCAAHCIDLMLEDIFKIRVFKETFRKAVELTGFTYGSSGVLNMLRKFTNGVELLRQGKLDLLAFITLGMIHLQKANIRKMFTSESWTTSKWAKEVKGKKCERTVLSPAFWNHVVYALKV from the exons ATGTGTGATGGATGGACGGATAGAAAAGGGAGAACCTTGATTAATTTCTTGGCTAATAGTCCAAAGGGAAGTGTATTTATTAAATCAGTTGATGCAAGTGATGAATCAAAGACAGCGGCATTGTTGGCTAGTTTGATTGAGAAAGAATTGATGGAAATTGGTTCTGAAAAAGTAGTTCAAGTTGTTACAAATAATGCATCAAATAATGTTGCAGcag GGAGAATATTGGAAGCAAATTTTTCTCACCTATACTGGACTCTATGTGCAGCTCATTGTATAGATTTGATGTTGGAGGATATCTTTAAGATCCGTGTTTTCAAAGAAACATTCCGCAAAGCTGTTGAGCTTACTGGTTTCACATATGGCTCTTCAGGAGTTCTAAATATGTTGCGGAAGTTTACTAATGGAGTAGAATTGCTAAGGCAGGGCAAACTAGATTTGCTCGCTTTTATTACACTGGGAATGATTCATCTTCAGAAAGCCAACATTAGAAAAATGTTTACTTCGGAAAGTTGGACAACTAGTAAATGGGCTAAAGAGGTGAAAGGCAAAAAGTGTGAAAGGACGGTTTTGAGTCCTGCCTTCTGGAATCATGTTGTTTATGCTCTTAAGGTTTAG
- the LOC110644144 gene encoding D-amino-acid transaminase, chloroplastic, whose translation MDVQYILIVLFLRLCYSRALTVFASMASSSNTFLPKPTWQHWRIPSSLPDHLHNSCLLSRNLSFWRLGFQCLQRGSITEQMIVRSSHQAEALVDSTAQTFDVPILTCSEAIEKLRTNREKHKGKQQFLAMYSSIFGGITTDPAAMVIPMDDHMVHRGHGVFDTAAIMDGHLYELDQHLDRILRSASMAKINLPFDRESIRRILMQTVSASKCQKGSLRYWLSVGPGDFQLSPSSCHQPTLYAIVIQDQSPFDSKGIKVVTSSVPIKHPQFATMKSVNYLPNVLSKMEAEENGAFAAIWLDNDGFIAEGPNMNVAFVTKDKELLMPHFDKILSGCTAKRVLTLAEVLVREGKLHGVKMGNVTVEKGKKADEMMLIGSGILVRPVVQWDDQIIGNGKEGPITLALLNLILEDMKSGPPTIRIPVS comes from the exons ATGGATGTACAGTATATTTTGATCGTACTATTCCTCCGGCTCTGCTATTCCAGAGCTCTCACCGTATTCGCTTCCATGGCTTCGTCTTCCAACACTTTTCTACCAAAACCCACTTGGCAACACTGGCGTATCCCCTCAAGCCTCCCTGATCATTTGCATAATTCGTGTCTACTATCGCGAAATCTTTCATTTTGGAGACTTGGGTTTCAATGTTTGCAACGTGGGTCGATTACTGAACAGATGATTGTTAGAAGTTCTCATCAAGCTGAAGCTTTGGTTG ATTCTACTGCTCAAACATTTGATGTTCCAATTCTGACTTGTTCAGAG GCTATTGAAAAACTAAGAACTAACAGAGAAAAGCACAAAGGGAAGCAGCAATTCCTGGCAATGTACTCTAGCATTTTTGGTGGAATAACAACAGATCCAGCAGCTATGGTGATACCCATGGATGATCATATGGTGCATAGGGGGCATGGTGTCTTTGATACTGCTGCAATAATGGATGG ACATCTATATGAATTGGACCAACACCTTGACCGTATTCTAAGGTCAGCATCTATGGCCAAAATTAATCTTCCTTTTGATCGGGAAAGTATAAGAAGAATACTCATGCAAACAGTGAGTGCTTCCAAGTGTCAGAAAGGATCACTAAGATACTGGCTCTCGGTAGGACCTGGTGATTTCCAACTCTCTCCATCTAGCTGTCATCAGCCAACCCTTTATGCCATTGTTATCCAAGATCAGTCACCATTTGATTCGAAAGGCATTAAGGTGGTAACTTCATCAGTCCCTATAAAGCACCCACAGTTTGCCACCATGAAGAGCGTAAATTACCTTCCGAATGTGCTTTCAAAGATGGAAGCTGAAGAGAATGGTGCATTTGCAGCCATTTGGCTGGATAATGATGGGTTCATTGCTGAAGGACCTAATATGAATGTGGCATTTGTTACCAAAGATAAAGAACTTCTGATGCCACACTTTGACAAAATTCTAAGTGGGTGCACAGCTAAGAGAGTTTTGACTCTAGCTGAGGTGCTGGTCAGGGAGGGTAAACTTCATGGAGTAAAGATGGGTAATGTGACTGTAGAGAAAGGAAAGAAAGCAGATGAAATGATGCTTATTGGCAGTGGAATTCTTGTTCGCCCTGTGGTGCAGTGGGATGACCAGATCATTGGCAACG GCAAAGAAGGTCCCATAACTCTAGCTCTCTTGAATCTTATATTGGAGGACATGAAGTCTGGCCCTCCGACAATTCGAATACCAGTTTCCTAG